The Brasilonema sennae CENA114 genome includes a region encoding these proteins:
- a CDS encoding cation diffusion facilitator family transporter, giving the protein MSHNHSHGHNHGSSNYNRAFIISVTLNTGFVIIEAIYGILANSLALLADAGHNLSDVLGLLLAWGASVLVRRRPTPRRTYGLRRSSILAALLNAILLLVASGAIAWEAIQRFLEPSPVSGGIIISVAAVGIVINTVSALMFMSGRERDLNIRGAFLHLVADAVVSLGAVLAGIAIIATGWLWFDPVVSLIIVVVIVVGTWQLFQESLNLATDAVPAGIEPLAVRTYLAELPGVSSVHDLHIWAMSTTETALTVHLVIPTGHPGDAFFTQVNRELHDNFGIEHATIQIESGDPNYPCSLAQENENVV; this is encoded by the coding sequence ATGTCTCATAATCACAGTCACGGACATAACCACGGAAGTAGTAATTACAACCGTGCTTTTATAATTAGCGTCACTCTCAATACAGGGTTTGTCATCATCGAGGCAATTTATGGCATTCTTGCTAACTCCCTTGCCCTGCTTGCCGATGCGGGTCATAATTTGAGTGATGTTTTGGGTTTGCTACTTGCTTGGGGAGCAAGCGTCCTCGTCCGTCGTCGTCCCACGCCACGTCGCACCTATGGGTTGCGTCGCTCCTCGATTTTGGCTGCTCTGTTGAATGCTATCCTTTTACTTGTAGCTTCAGGTGCGATCGCATGGGAAGCTATTCAGCGCTTTCTTGAACCCAGCCCAGTATCAGGCGGTATAATTATCAGCGTTGCAGCGGTAGGCATCGTCATTAACACGGTAAGTGCCTTAATGTTCATGTCTGGGCGCGAGAGGGACTTGAACATCAGAGGAGCCTTTCTCCACCTGGTTGCTGATGCAGTCGTATCTTTGGGTGCAGTGTTGGCTGGTATCGCTATTATTGCAACTGGCTGGCTGTGGTTCGATCCTGTTGTGAGCTTGATTATTGTTGTTGTGATTGTTGTAGGTACTTGGCAATTGTTCCAAGAATCTCTCAACTTGGCGACAGATGCCGTACCAGCAGGTATTGAACCGCTTGCAGTTCGTACGTATCTAGCTGAACTTCCTGGTGTGAGTAGTGTTCATGACCTGCATATTTGGGCAATGAGTACCACTGAAACAGCACTTACAGTTCACTTGGTTATACCTACAGGACATCCCGGCGATGCTTTTTTCACACAGGTAAATCGAGAACTTCACGACAATTTCGGCATTGAACACGCCACAATCCAAATAGAAAGTGGTGATCCGAATTATCCATGTTCTCTTGCTCAAGAAAATGAAAATGTTGTTTAA
- a CDS encoding glycosyltransferase family 39 protein gives MSKQTGTAHLLSIKNIYPYAFFGILLLAGVLGLIGLNKGLWNDEYFTIHKISHPNIVEMFRELRRDVHPPLYYILLYFWGQISKKEEFLRLFSVGLSLGTLTIVINWIKQYSPLASLLAGVYLATTPIMLRYSQELKAYPLLVFATSLAFLFASHIIAKPEKVLGYIGLCLSFFFAVCTHLVGIMLIPSIVCFLYIQAFLLRKKIQDLKLLLAIIIPIITFLYLKFFWLKQVREIQETWWWMPDINLNLISSTAKYVFGLSSLYLPITIIPYCAFLVSGIFALSVFFGSWRISFPFLAATIIYWIVILVYSLIGSPIFYYRIILPSLVPFVAFVALQIATIPTHKIKIASIVCLIILSLSYTANWVTHQAYKPVEENREVARLVELEWQKNDLIIFYPDFIQGTVNYYFKKIPLEKQIVVLRTNNLNEINNNIKTKISMIYRERKIIDLFFVVMDGNLEGYNDLLYNVFHVLKDKMIKETRVHLFLIKGHDSYFSNKSESVDKFLVASESKLGKPYLYQDFGMYVSSKYISR, from the coding sequence ATGAGTAAACAAACAGGTACTGCTCATTTGCTAAGCATCAAGAATATTTACCCTTATGCTTTTTTCGGAATTCTCTTATTGGCAGGGGTTTTAGGTCTAATAGGCTTAAATAAAGGACTCTGGAACGATGAGTATTTTACAATTCACAAGATTTCACATCCTAACATTGTAGAAATGTTTAGGGAGTTAAGAAGAGATGTTCATCCACCTTTATATTATATATTGCTTTATTTCTGGGGTCAAATCAGCAAAAAAGAAGAATTTCTCAGATTATTTTCAGTTGGTTTGAGTTTAGGAACTTTAACTATTGTCATTAACTGGATTAAACAATACTCTCCTCTAGCTAGTCTGCTTGCAGGAGTTTACTTAGCAACAACACCAATAATGCTAAGATATTCACAAGAGCTAAAAGCTTACCCTTTACTAGTTTTTGCAACATCACTGGCGTTTCTTTTTGCCTCCCATATCATAGCTAAACCAGAAAAAGTTTTAGGATATATTGGTTTATGTTTGAGCTTTTTTTTCGCGGTATGTACGCATTTAGTTGGGATAATGCTTATACCTAGTATTGTCTGTTTTCTTTATATTCAAGCTTTCTTGCTTAGAAAAAAGATACAAGACTTAAAACTACTTTTAGCAATAATAATACCTATCATTACCTTTCTTTATCTTAAGTTTTTCTGGCTAAAACAAGTACGAGAAATTCAAGAGACTTGGTGGTGGATGCCTGATATTAACTTAAATTTAATATCATCCACAGCTAAATATGTATTCGGTTTATCTTCTTTGTATTTACCGATTACTATTATTCCTTATTGTGCGTTTTTAGTTTCAGGTATCTTCGCTCTTTCAGTGTTTTTTGGTAGCTGGAGAATTAGCTTTCCTTTTCTGGCTGCTACAATAATTTATTGGATAGTAATTTTAGTTTATTCTCTGATAGGTAGTCCAATATTTTATTATCGAATTATTTTGCCTAGTCTAGTGCCGTTTGTTGCTTTTGTGGCATTACAAATAGCAACTATACCAACTCATAAAATAAAAATAGCATCTATTGTATGCTTAATCATATTAAGCCTAAGCTATACAGCAAACTGGGTAACTCATCAAGCCTATAAACCTGTGGAAGAAAACCGAGAAGTCGCTCGATTAGTGGAGTTGGAGTGGCAAAAAAATGACTTGATTATATTTTATCCAGATTTTATTCAGGGAACCGTCAATTATTACTTTAAAAAGATCCCATTGGAAAAACAAATTGTCGTATTGCGAACCAATAATCTTAACGAAATTAATAATAATATTAAAACGAAGATATCAATGATTTATAGAGAAAGAAAAATCATTGATCTATTTTTTGTTGTGATGGATGGAAATCTTGAAGGGTATAACGACTTATTATATAATGTCTTTCACGTTCTCAAAGATAAAATGATCAAGGAAACAAGAGTTCACTTGTTTTTAATTAAAGGTCATGACTCATATTTTTCAAATAAATCTGAATCTGTAGATAAGTTTCTAGTAGCTTCGGAGTCCAAATTGGGTAAACCATATTTATATCAAGACTTCGGTATGTATGTGAGTTCAAAATATATAAGTAGGTAG
- a CDS encoding glutathione S-transferase, which produces MMTLYTAPFFEELPSISPACLELETWLRMAKLSYNKVIVTAQSFELAPKGNIYFIDYPVKIVGDAFLIIEMLKQTEAIDLDASLNATERAISLAFRRMFKENTVFLTRIVELP; this is translated from the coding sequence ATGATGACCTTATACACTGCCCCATTCTTTGAGGAACTACCTAGCATCAGCCCAGCCTGTCTAGAGCTTGAAACTTGGCTGCGTATGGCAAAGCTGTCCTACAACAAGGTCATCGTCACAGCACAAAGTTTTGAGCTTGCTCCTAAAGGTAACATTTATTTCATCGATTATCCGGTAAAAATCGTAGGTGATGCCTTCTTGATCATTGAGATGCTCAAGCAAACAGAAGCGATTGATCTTGATGCCAGCTTAAATGCTACAGAACGAGCAATCTCCTTGGCGTTCCGCCGCATGTTCAAAGAGAACACTGTTTTCCTTACTCGCATTGTTGAACTGCCCTGA
- a CDS encoding globin domain-containing protein, with amino-acid sequence MISQQTIDIVKSTAPMLKKHGSKITSRMYEIMFSKHPEIKEQFDMSAQANGSQPARLATAVYSYASQIDNLPPLKAMVEKIAHRHVQTDVLPEQYPIVGECLLQAMKDVLDQAATEEVIAAWTEAYQALSVVFINRENDIYTSVAQH; translated from the coding sequence ATGATTAGCCAACAAACGATAGACATTGTTAAGTCTACAGCCCCTATGTTGAAAAAGCACGGGTCTAAAATTACATCTCGAATGTATGAAATTATGTTCTCTAAGCATCCAGAGATTAAAGAACAGTTTGATATGTCTGCTCAAGCAAATGGTTCTCAGCCTGCAAGATTGGCTACAGCAGTTTATAGCTATGCCAGTCAAATTGACAATCTACCTCCTCTTAAGGCAATGGTAGAAAAGATTGCCCATCGCCATGTTCAGACCGATGTTTTACCAGAACAATATCCGATTGTAGGAGAGTGCTTACTGCAAGCGATGAAAGATGTATTGGATCAAGCAGCTACAGAAGAAGTGATCGCAGCTTGGACAGAAGCTTACCAGGCATTATCTGTTGTCTTCATTAACAGAGAAAATGACATATACACCAGTGTAGCTCAACACTAA
- a CDS encoding sensor histidine kinase — translation MSPSFPSLRLLLYLEWLLLGMSLLAEFLIPPIYPFHTSPWFTVLRIVVFGVMGLRLPKQNFSYKVIYTVVEFGILLLPALTNNHLRCAPLLGLIAVIRSCQMFNLKGRLIVAALVYISYLYTEFLRISRTPVFFKMPLPLRHGRACIGPPMPPPNTVNFILNNAITFALTLTFVLLLVNAVLAERRSRQELAFAHEQLRQYALRIENQATLQERNRIAREIHDSLGHALTAQTIQLENALLLLPSNVDKAIEFLQQVKQLGYQALQEVSRSVATLRADPLRGKSLEKAIDNLIRDFSSATTLTPECKISLTSPVTSEVGTAIYRILQEALTNISKHSGATEVSVQLQTQTGRINLLVEDNGKGFYPEQNTTGFGLQGMRERATALGGNFNIMSKQGAGCRIQVSILILESSMMNSEPATKNPKSKIL, via the coding sequence ATGTCACCTTCTTTCCCTTCCCTGCGCTTGTTACTTTATTTGGAATGGCTGTTATTGGGCATGAGTCTCTTGGCAGAATTCCTAATTCCCCCTATCTACCCATTCCACACTTCTCCTTGGTTCACTGTTTTGAGGATTGTTGTGTTTGGAGTCATGGGTTTAAGGCTACCAAAGCAGAACTTCAGTTACAAAGTTATCTATACGGTAGTAGAATTCGGGATTCTTTTGCTACCAGCTTTGACAAACAATCATCTTCGTTGTGCTCCCCTACTTGGGTTAATTGCGGTGATTCGCAGTTGCCAAATGTTCAACTTAAAAGGTCGCTTAATTGTTGCCGCTCTAGTATACATATCATACCTCTACACAGAGTTCTTACGAATTAGCCGAACCCCTGTTTTCTTCAAAATGCCCTTGCCTTTGAGACACGGAAGAGCGTGTATAGGACCACCCATGCCGCCGCCTAATACAGTTAATTTTATACTGAATAATGCGATTACTTTTGCTTTGACGTTGACTTTTGTATTGCTACTAGTTAACGCTGTGCTGGCAGAACGCAGAAGTCGGCAAGAATTAGCATTTGCTCATGAGCAGCTACGCCAGTATGCTTTGCGAATTGAAAATCAGGCAACTTTACAAGAGCGCAACCGCATTGCTCGTGAAATTCATGACTCCCTGGGACATGCTCTCACAGCTCAGACAATTCAGCTAGAGAATGCTTTGCTATTATTGCCTTCTAATGTTGATAAAGCTATAGAGTTTCTTCAACAAGTAAAACAGCTAGGTTACCAAGCATTGCAGGAAGTCTCTCGTTCTGTCGCAACACTGCGAGCTGATCCATTACGCGGGAAGTCTCTAGAAAAGGCAATTGACAATCTCATCCGAGACTTTAGTAGCGCAACAACTCTCACACCAGAGTGCAAAATTAGCCTGACATCTCCTGTGACTTCTGAAGTGGGTACTGCTATCTATCGCATTTTACAAGAAGCACTGACCAATATATCCAAACATAGCGGAGCGACTGAGGTGAGTGTGCAGTTGCAAACGCAAACTGGAAGGATAAACTTACTTGTGGAAGACAACGGCAAAGGCTTTTATCCAGAACAAAACACCACAGGTTTTGGACTTCAAGGAATGCGAGAACGAGCAACTGCATTAGGAGGAAACTTTAATATTATGAGCAAACAAGGAGCGGGATGCCGCATTCAAGTCAGCATACTGATACTAGAGTCTAGTATGATGAATTCTGAACCTGCAACAAAAAATCCAAAATCCAAAATCTTATGA